A single Triticum dicoccoides isolate Atlit2015 ecotype Zavitan unplaced genomic scaffold, WEW_v2.0 scaffold186543, whole genome shotgun sequence DNA region contains:
- the LOC119344794 gene encoding uncharacterized protein LOC119344794, with protein sequence MKARQLVNVVMRRYGMGSSLYAVSRIKPEEQLFYPSTKEAQASSTGEMETISISRMPAPSLRLELSVSKEDKRLDFLPFYERGSGGHSKILCVDAEGRTVLYDTDAGLLHSMPCLGTPKGPNPVSFSILDREPRDPGRADALYVMGRCCDYFDFEALMYCDPSSGRKGWRWHQLPPPPVPRAAASAVGCHALIHDEGDPILVVSSAKTSGVGTHCFNTSTNRWFKAGRWTLPFVGRAERVSELDNLWFGIGGGWPYDLCAMDLYSLRAAGAEAPGLAYSWGDLSLPDDWVMMDCSMVYLGGGKFCVAKIFEFRVGVDRLGMGAVISGLEVVRRGEPSKLVMVKHKSKFYKFTRDEIECIL encoded by the coding sequence ATGAAGGCACGGCAGTTGGTGAACGTGGTGATGCGGAGGTACGGCATGGGCAGCAGCCTCTATGCGGTGAGCCGCATCAAGCCCGAGGAGCAGCTCTTCTACCCATCTACCAAGGAGGCGCAAGCATCCAGCACGGGGGAGATggagaccatctccatctccaggaTGCCCGCGCCCAGCCTGAGGCTGGAGCTCTCCGTCTCCAAGGAGGACAAGAGGCTGGATTTCCTGCCTTTCTACGAGCGCGGCAGCGGCGGGCACAGCAAGATCCTCTGCGTCGACGCCGAGGGCCGCACCGTCCTGTACGACACCGACGCCGGCCTCCTCCACTCGATGCCCTGCCTCGGCACCCCCAAGGGGCCCAACCCTGTCTCCTTCTCCATCCTGGACAGGGAGCCCCGGGATCCCGGGCGGGCGGACGCCTTGTACGTCATGGGCAGGTGCTGCGACTACTTTGACTTCGAGGCCCTCATGTATTGCGACCCCTCCAGCGGCAGGAAAGGCTGGCGGTGGCATCAGCTCCCGCCGCCGCCTgtgcctcgcgccgccgcctccgccgtcgggTGCCACGCGCTCATCCACGACGAAGGCGACCCCATCCTCGTCGTCTCGTCCGCCAAGACGAGCGGCGTTGGCACCCACTGCTTCAACACGTCCACCAATAGGTGGTTCAAGGCTGGACGCTGGACGCTGCCGTTCGTCGGCCGCGCCGAGCGTGTTAGCGAGCTCGACAACCTCTGGTTTGGCATCGGCGGCGGCTGGCCCTACGACCTGTGCGCGATGGACCTctactccctccgcgccgccggcgcCGAGGCTCCGGGGCTGGCGTACAGCTGGGGAGACCTTAGCCTGCCGGACGACTGGGTGATGATGGACTGCAGCATGGTGTACCTGGGCGGCGGCAAGTTCTGCGTCGCGAAAATCTTTGAGTTCCGCGTCGGCGTTGACCGATTGGGGATGGGTGCTGTCATCTCTGGCTTGGAGGTGGTGCGCCGCGGCGAGCCATCCAAACTCGTGATGGTCAAGCACAAGTCCAAGTTCTACAAGTTTACCAGGGATGAGATCGAGTGTATCCTCTAG